In one Bacillus thuringiensis genomic region, the following are encoded:
- the rsmA gene encoding 16S rRNA (adenine(1518)-N(6)/adenine(1519)-N(6))-dimethyltransferase RsmA, giving the protein MKDIATPNRTKDIVEKYGFSFKKSLGQNFLIDTNVLNRIVDHAEIGSESGAIEIGPGIGALTEQLAKRAKKVVAFEIDQRLLPILDETLAPYGNVTVINKDVLKADVHEVFNEQFEEGQDVMVVANLPYYITTPILFKLLEEKLPVRGFVVMMQKEVGDRLAAKPGTKEYGSLSIAIQYYTEVETVMTVPRTVFVPQPNVDSAIIRLLKRPKPVVEVKDETFFFEVVRASFAQRRKTLMNNLSNNLNGFPKDKELLDRILTEVGIDPKRRGETLSIEEFATLSNALVLHKLS; this is encoded by the coding sequence ATGAAGGATATCGCAACGCCAAATCGTACAAAAGACATTGTTGAAAAGTATGGATTTTCATTCAAAAAAAGTTTAGGACAAAACTTTTTAATTGATACAAATGTATTAAATCGTATTGTCGATCATGCAGAAATTGGTTCAGAAAGTGGTGCAATTGAAATTGGACCAGGTATTGGTGCATTAACAGAGCAATTAGCGAAGCGTGCTAAAAAAGTAGTGGCTTTTGAAATTGATCAAAGACTATTACCAATTTTAGATGAGACGTTAGCGCCATATGGTAACGTTACAGTTATTAATAAAGACGTACTAAAAGCAGATGTACATGAAGTATTTAATGAGCAATTTGAAGAAGGACAAGATGTAATGGTAGTAGCTAACTTACCATACTATATTACAACGCCAATTTTATTTAAATTGCTTGAAGAAAAGTTACCAGTTCGTGGATTTGTTGTTATGATGCAAAAAGAAGTTGGAGATCGTTTAGCTGCTAAACCTGGAACGAAAGAGTATGGTTCTTTATCGATTGCCATTCAGTATTATACAGAGGTTGAAACAGTTATGACTGTACCGCGTACAGTGTTTGTACCACAGCCAAATGTTGATTCTGCAATTATCCGCCTTCTAAAGCGTCCTAAACCGGTTGTAGAGGTGAAAGATGAAACGTTCTTCTTTGAAGTAGTACGAGCAAGTTTCGCACAGCGCCGTAAAACTTTAATGAATAATTTATCAAATAATTTAAATGGTTTCCCGAAAGATAAGGAGTTATTGGATCGAATTTTAACAGAAGTAGGAATTGATCCAAAGCGAAGAGGCGAAACGCTATCTATTGAAGAGTTTGCAACATTAAGTAATGCATTAGTTCTTCATAAATTATCATAA
- the yabG gene encoding sporulation peptidase YabG, with the protein MVLHVGELVERYSHKRDILFRIIEIKGEIAILFGEEIRLVADAPLEDLISIDQREHKKRVKREKETMERTYRLFQQDYVLMKQRHEHTSTGGYTSEVNYFQMPGRVLHIDGDPLYLRKCLDLYNKIGVPVQGIHCKETEMHEKVVDLIDHFRPDILVITGHDAYTKSKGVKGDLAAYRHSRHFVQAVREVRKKYPSLDQLVIFAGACQSHFEALIRAGANFASSPSRINIHALDPVYVVGKISFTSFMERVNVWDVVRNTITGEKGLGGIETRGILRTGLPFQHYEE; encoded by the coding sequence ATGGTTTTACATGTTGGAGAATTAGTGGAACGATATTCTCATAAGAGGGATATTCTTTTTCGTATTATAGAAATAAAAGGCGAGATAGCTATATTGTTTGGAGAGGAAATTAGACTGGTGGCGGATGCGCCACTTGAAGATTTAATTAGTATAGATCAAAGAGAACATAAAAAAAGGGTGAAGCGTGAGAAAGAAACAATGGAGCGCACGTACCGTTTGTTTCAACAAGATTATGTGCTGATGAAACAAAGGCATGAACATACTTCAACTGGTGGATATACAAGTGAGGTGAATTATTTTCAAATGCCGGGACGTGTATTGCATATAGATGGAGACCCTTTATATTTGCGCAAGTGCTTAGATTTATATAATAAAATTGGCGTTCCTGTTCAAGGTATTCATTGTAAAGAAACGGAGATGCATGAAAAAGTAGTAGACTTAATAGATCACTTTCGCCCAGACATTCTCGTTATTACAGGGCATGATGCATATACAAAATCAAAAGGAGTGAAGGGAGATTTAGCGGCATATAGGCATTCAAGGCATTTTGTACAGGCTGTTCGTGAAGTGCGAAAAAAATATCCATCATTGGATCAACTTGTTATTTTTGCTGGGGCATGTCAATCACATTTTGAGGCACTAATTCGTGCAGGGGCCAATTTCGCTAGTTCACCATCTAGAATTAATATTCATGCACTAGATCCTGTATATGTAGTTGGTAAAATTAGTTTTACTTCATTTATGGAGAGAGTCAATGTATGGGATGTCGTACGTAATACAATTACTGGTGAAAAGGGACTAGGTGGAATTGAAACGAGAGGGATTTTACGAACGGGATTACCTTTTCAACATTATGAAGAGTAA
- the veg gene encoding biofilm formation stimulator Veg has product MSKRLDEIKSELDHHLGQRLMLKANSGRRKTVEQSGVLAETYRSVFVVQLDQQEDALQRVSYSYADVLTETVELTFYGDPHNEVIL; this is encoded by the coding sequence ATGTCAAAACGTTTAGATGAAATTAAAAGCGAATTAGATCACCATCTTGGACAGCGACTTATGTTAAAAGCAAATAGTGGAAGAAGAAAAACTGTGGAGCAATCAGGTGTACTAGCAGAAACATACCGTTCCGTTTTTGTTGTACAATTGGATCAACAAGAAGATGCGTTGCAACGTGTATCTTATAGTTATGCAGATGTTTTAACAGAGACAGTAGAGTTAACATTTTATGGAGACCCTCATAATGAGGTCATTTTATAA
- the sspF gene encoding acid-soluble spore protein SspF, with protein sequence MSRRRGVMSNQFKEELAKELGFYDVVQKEGWGGIRAKDAGNMVKRAIEIAEQQLMKRNQ encoded by the coding sequence TTGAGTAGACGAAGAGGTGTCATGTCAAACCAATTTAAAGAAGAGCTAGCAAAAGAGCTTGGCTTTTATGATGTTGTTCAGAAAGAAGGATGGGGCGGAATTCGTGCGAAAGATGCTGGTAACATGGTGAAACGTGCTATAGAAATTGCAGAACAGCAATTAATGAAACGAAACCAGTAG
- the ispE gene encoding 4-(cytidine 5'-diphospho)-2-C-methyl-D-erythritol kinase gives MKLLVKAPAKINLSLDVLGKRQDGYHEVKMIMTTIDLADRLELTELAEDRIEILSHNRYVPDDQRNLAYQAAKLLKEKFNVKKGVSITIEKTIPVAAGLAGGSSDAAATLRGLNKLWNLGLTIDELAELGAEIGSDVSFCVYGGTAIATGRGEKIEHIKTPPSCWVILAKPHIGVSTADVYGNLKLNRVTHPNVDKMVDVINSGDYKGICDTVGNVLEDVTFGMHPEVARIKSQMKRFGADAVLMSGSGPTVFGLVHHDSRMHRIYNGLKGFCEQVYAVRLLGERETLE, from the coding sequence TTGAAGCTACTAGTGAAAGCACCAGCAAAGATTAATCTGTCGTTAGATGTACTGGGAAAAAGACAAGACGGATATCATGAAGTGAAAATGATTATGACAACCATTGATTTAGCAGATCGTCTAGAACTAACGGAATTAGCAGAAGACCGTATTGAAATTTTATCCCATAATAGGTATGTCCCAGACGACCAACGAAATTTAGCTTATCAGGCAGCGAAATTATTAAAAGAGAAGTTTAATGTAAAAAAAGGTGTATCTATTACTATTGAAAAAACGATTCCAGTAGCAGCTGGATTAGCAGGTGGAAGTAGTGATGCAGCAGCGACATTACGTGGTCTTAATAAATTATGGAATTTAGGGCTTACAATTGATGAGTTAGCAGAGCTTGGCGCAGAAATTGGATCAGATGTATCGTTCTGTGTATACGGCGGCACAGCAATTGCCACTGGAAGAGGAGAGAAAATTGAGCATATAAAGACTCCGCCTTCTTGTTGGGTTATTTTAGCGAAACCACATATAGGTGTATCTACTGCTGATGTGTATGGAAATTTAAAGTTAAATCGAGTTACACATCCAAATGTAGATAAAATGGTTGATGTCATAAATTCTGGTGATTATAAAGGAATTTGTGATACTGTTGGTAACGTTTTAGAAGATGTAACATTTGGAATGCATCCTGAAGTTGCCCGTATTAAATCACAGATGAAGCGATTTGGAGCGGATGCTGTATTAATGAGTGGAAGTGGTCCAACTGTATTTGGACTTGTACACCATGATTCACGAATGCATCGCATTTATAACGGATTAAAAGGATTTTGTGAACAAGTCTATGCGGTACGTTTATTAGGAGAGCGAGAAACGCTTGAATAA
- the purR gene encoding pur operon repressor has translation MKIRRSTRLVDMTYYLLQNPRQLVSLTFFAERYQSAKSSISEDLVIIKQTFEQQGVGTLQTIPGAAGGVKYIPYISEEEADLIIDELCGLFENPDRILPGGYLYMTDLLSNPRHINGAGRLFASVFARQPIDAVMTVATKGIPLAYAVANYLDVPVVIARKDNKVTEGPTVSINYVSGSSKRIQTMTLAKRSLPEGSNVLIIDDFMKAGGTIQGMMSMLEEFKANVVGIGVLVESTDIEERLINNFVSLIRLSEVDVKEKTIQVEKGNYSLAPFDEGLVEAE, from the coding sequence ATGAAAATTAGAAGAAGTACAAGATTAGTCGATATGACTTATTACTTGCTACAAAACCCTCGTCAGCTAGTATCTCTCACTTTTTTTGCTGAAAGGTATCAATCGGCTAAGTCTTCCATTAGTGAAGATTTAGTTATTATTAAGCAAACGTTTGAACAACAAGGGGTCGGCACATTGCAAACGATACCAGGAGCAGCAGGAGGAGTGAAATATATACCGTATATAAGTGAAGAAGAGGCAGATCTAATTATTGATGAGCTTTGTGGCTTATTTGAAAACCCAGATCGTATTTTGCCTGGTGGTTACTTATACATGACAGATTTATTGAGTAATCCTCGCCATATTAATGGCGCAGGTCGTTTGTTTGCTTCTGTTTTTGCTAGGCAACCAATTGATGCAGTTATGACGGTGGCAACGAAGGGGATTCCACTTGCTTATGCAGTGGCAAATTACTTAGATGTACCAGTTGTAATTGCAAGAAAAGATAATAAGGTAACAGAAGGTCCGACTGTTAGTATTAACTATGTGTCGGGTTCTTCTAAACGAATTCAAACAATGACGTTAGCAAAACGCAGTCTTCCAGAAGGGTCGAATGTTTTAATTATTGATGACTTCATGAAAGCTGGCGGAACAATTCAAGGTATGATGAGTATGTTAGAAGAGTTCAAGGCTAATGTTGTTGGTATTGGTGTATTAGTAGAATCCACAGATATTGAAGAACGACTAATTAATAATTTTGTATCATTAATTCGTCTATCGGAAGTTGATGTGAAAGAAAAAACGATTCAAGTGGAAAAAGGGAATTATTCTCTTGCACCATTTGATGAAGGGCTTGTAGAGGCGGAATAA
- a CDS encoding RidA family protein gives MKVVQTSKAPQAIGPYSQGIIVNNMFYSSGQIPLTANGELVTGDVTVQTEQVFQNLQAVLEEAGASFDTVVKTTVFLKDMDDFNAVNEVYSSYFSTHKPARSCVQVAKLPKDVSVEIEVIALVK, from the coding sequence ATGAAAGTTGTTCAAACAAGCAAGGCACCACAAGCAATTGGACCTTATTCACAGGGGATTATTGTAAATAACATGTTCTATAGCTCAGGACAAATCCCATTGACGGCAAATGGGGAGCTTGTAACAGGAGATGTAACAGTACAAACAGAACAAGTATTTCAAAATTTACAAGCGGTATTAGAGGAAGCGGGTGCTTCATTTGATACAGTCGTAAAAACAACAGTATTTTTAAAGGACATGGATGATTTTAATGCTGTAAATGAAGTGTATAGCTCTTATTTCTCTACTCATAAACCAGCTCGATCTTGTGTGCAAGTAGCAAAATTACCGAAAGATGTTTCCGTTGAAATTGAAGTAATTGCCCTAGTTAAGTAA
- the spoVG gene encoding septation regulator SpoVG, translating into MEVTDVRLRRVNTEGRMRAIASITLDHEFVVHDIRVIDGNNGLFVAMPSKRTPDGEFRDIAHPINSGTRSKIQDAVLTEYHRLGELEEVEFEEAGAS; encoded by the coding sequence ATGGAAGTGACTGACGTAAGATTACGCCGCGTAAACACAGAAGGCCGCATGAGAGCAATTGCCTCTATTACTCTAGACCATGAATTTGTTGTTCATGATATTCGTGTAATTGATGGTAATAATGGATTATTTGTAGCAATGCCAAGTAAACGTACTCCAGATGGAGAGTTCCGTGACATTGCACATCCAATTAATTCTGGTACACGCTCTAAAATTCAAGATGCGGTTTTAACAGAGTATCATCGTTTAGGCGAGTTAGAAGAGGTTGAGTTTGAAGAAGCAGGTGCTTCGTAA